From Nitrospira sp., a single genomic window includes:
- a CDS encoding type II toxin-antitoxin system RelE/ParE family toxin, which produces MMPLVWTRRAIEDVQSIRQFIAQDSPHYALLVTQQLIASVERLPAFPQSGRIVPEVNDPAVREVIHGTYRIVYRLIHDEIHILTVHHTARLLRLEP; this is translated from the coding sequence ATGATGCCGCTGGTCTGGACTCGCCGGGCAATTGAAGATGTCCAGTCGATCAGACAATTCATCGCGCAGGATTCTCCCCACTACGCACTGCTCGTTACTCAACAACTGATTGCTTCGGTTGAACGATTGCCTGCTTTTCCACAGTCTGGGCGTATCGTTCCAGAGGTCAACGATCCAGCCGTGCGAGAAGTGATTCATGGAACCTACCGGATTGTGTATCGCCTTATTCACGACGAGATCCATATCCTCACAGTTCATCACACAGCTCGCCTTCTTCGTCTGGAGCCCTAA
- a CDS encoding alpha/beta fold hydrolase gives MEQDLSFSDPHGHRVAAVLTAPASATERIAILCHGFLSGKRSTTNKTLTRLLNAQGIATLAFDFFGQGDSEGPFEALTTTTAVAQAQAALDLVRQKGFRRLGLMGSSFGGLVATLTAAQRHDLACLALKCPVVDFAEELRLTLGDAEMAAWQSTDTIPNIMGGAERIRLRYAFYEDCLRRIAYEPAKTITAPTLIVQGDQDECVPLHQSHQLAAVLTCPNRMELLPGADHQFTKAADFSRMTTLIADWLTTHLT, from the coding sequence ATGGAACAGGATCTTTCGTTTTCAGACCCTCACGGCCACCGCGTAGCCGCAGTCCTGACGGCTCCTGCCAGTGCGACAGAGCGAATCGCCATCCTGTGCCATGGTTTTCTCTCCGGAAAGCGCAGCACGACCAATAAAACACTGACTCGCCTCCTCAACGCACAGGGCATTGCCACCTTGGCCTTTGATTTTTTCGGACAGGGAGACAGCGAAGGACCCTTCGAGGCGCTCACCACGACGACCGCGGTGGCGCAAGCACAGGCAGCCCTGGATCTCGTCCGGCAAAAAGGTTTCAGACGGCTGGGGCTGATGGGCTCCAGCTTCGGAGGACTGGTCGCCACGTTAACAGCGGCGCAGCGTCACGATCTGGCCTGCCTGGCCTTAAAATGTCCCGTGGTCGACTTTGCCGAGGAACTGCGGCTGACGCTCGGAGATGCGGAGATGGCGGCGTGGCAATCGACCGACACCATCCCCAATATCATGGGGGGGGCTGAACGCATCCGGCTCCGCTACGCTTTTTATGAAGACTGTCTTCGCCGCATTGCCTACGAGCCGGCAAAGACGATCACTGCGCCGACCCTGATCGTCCAAGGGGATCAGGACGAGTGCGTGCCCTTACACCAGAGTCACCAGCTAGCCGCCGTGCTGACCTGCCCCAACCGTATGGAGCTCCTTCCAGGCGCCGACCACCAGTTCACGAAAGCTGCGGATTTTAGCCGGATGACGACTCTCATTGCGGATTGGCTCACCACACACCTGACATGA
- the oadA gene encoding sodium-extruding oxaloacetate decarboxylase subunit alpha has product MAARKPAKSKKAVINKPARGPVVRTSRTKTAKPAEVQLQPSPGHKVLITDVALRDGHQSLLATRMRTEDMLPIAQKLDAVGYWSLEVWGGATFDTCLRFLKEDPWERLRALRAAMPNTRLQMLLRGQNLVGYRHYADDVLERFIERSAANGIDVFRIFDALNDVRNMDRAIREVKACGKHVEAAISYTVSPVHTVDRFVSMAKQLEDLGTDTLCVKDMAGLLEPMEAYHLIKRLKSAVKVPIHLHSHYTSGMSSMSALMAILGGLDMLDTAMSPLAGGTSHPATETLVAALKNTPYDTGLDLATFLPITEHFRTVRRKYRQFESDFTGVDAEILTSQIPGGMLSNLAAQLTEQDALDRMKEVLDEVPRVRKDMGYPPLVTPTSQIVGTQATLNVLTGERYKVITTETKNYFLGLYGRAPGQVDRDIQTRAIGDEEPIKTRPADRLEPELEASKKEMPASAESVEDQLSFVLFPAIARDFFEAREKGELAPEPLETTQAKGPAVAGELHLAPVEFNVTVHGESYHVKLSGSGRKVDGRKPYYIRVNDKLEEVSLEPIQEVLAGVPEAPDTGTGAKPKRPRPSKPGDVAPPMPGRVVKILVAKDDRVKTGDPLLIIEAMKMESRVPAPIDGKVSAILAAEGDNVKTDETVIQLE; this is encoded by the coding sequence CGCGCATGCGCACCGAAGACATGCTGCCGATCGCGCAAAAGCTGGACGCCGTCGGCTATTGGTCGCTCGAAGTGTGGGGCGGCGCCACGTTCGATACCTGTTTGCGCTTCTTGAAAGAAGATCCCTGGGAACGGCTTCGCGCGCTCCGTGCCGCTATGCCCAATACCCGATTGCAGATGTTACTGCGGGGGCAGAACCTCGTCGGCTACCGGCATTATGCCGACGACGTCCTGGAGCGGTTCATCGAGCGATCCGCAGCTAACGGCATCGACGTCTTCCGCATCTTCGACGCCCTGAACGACGTCCGCAACATGGACCGCGCCATTCGGGAGGTCAAAGCCTGCGGCAAGCACGTCGAAGCGGCCATTTCATACACCGTCAGCCCGGTCCACACCGTCGACCGGTTCGTGAGCATGGCCAAACAGCTGGAAGATCTCGGCACCGATACGCTGTGCGTCAAAGACATGGCCGGCCTGCTGGAGCCGATGGAGGCCTATCACCTCATCAAGCGCCTGAAGAGCGCCGTGAAGGTCCCGATTCATTTGCACTCCCACTACACCTCCGGCATGTCCTCCATGTCCGCCCTCATGGCGATCCTCGGCGGGCTCGATATGCTCGACACCGCCATGTCTCCGCTCGCCGGCGGAACGTCGCACCCGGCGACTGAAACGCTCGTCGCAGCATTGAAGAACACGCCCTACGACACCGGGCTGGACCTGGCCACCTTCCTGCCGATCACCGAACATTTCCGGACCGTGCGCCGCAAGTATCGCCAGTTCGAAAGCGATTTCACCGGGGTCGATGCCGAAATCCTGACGTCGCAGATTCCCGGCGGCATGCTGTCGAACCTGGCGGCACAATTGACGGAACAGGATGCGCTGGATCGCATGAAGGAAGTGCTCGATGAAGTCCCGCGCGTCAGGAAAGACATGGGCTATCCGCCGCTGGTCACGCCGACCAGCCAAATCGTCGGCACGCAAGCCACGCTGAACGTGCTGACCGGCGAGCGCTACAAAGTCATCACGACCGAAACGAAGAATTATTTTCTCGGACTCTATGGCCGCGCTCCTGGACAGGTCGATCGTGACATCCAGACCCGGGCCATCGGCGATGAAGAGCCCATCAAGACCAGGCCCGCCGACCGGCTGGAGCCCGAATTGGAAGCCAGCAAGAAAGAGATGCCGGCCTCGGCCGAGTCGGTGGAAGATCAGCTCTCGTTCGTGCTCTTCCCCGCCATCGCGCGTGACTTCTTTGAGGCCCGGGAAAAGGGCGAGCTGGCTCCGGAACCGCTGGAGACAACACAGGCCAAAGGTCCCGCCGTGGCCGGCGAGCTGCATCTGGCTCCGGTTGAATTCAACGTGACCGTCCACGGCGAAAGTTACCATGTGAAACTCTCCGGCTCAGGCCGCAAGGTGGACGGACGGAAGCCCTACTACATCCGCGTGAATGACAAGCTGGAAGAAGTGTCGCTGGAGCCGATCCAGGAAGTGCTCGCCGGCGTCCCGGAGGCGCCAGACACCGGCACAGGCGCGAAACCCAAGCGCCCGCGCCCGTCCAAACCAGGCGATGTCGCGCCACCGATGCCGGGCCGTGTCGTAAAAATCCTGGTCGCGAAAGACGATCGCGTGAAAACCGGCGACCCGCTCCTGATCATCGAGGCCATGAAAATGGAGAGCCGGGTTCCCGCCCCGATCGACGGCAAAGTATCGGCCATCCTCGCGGCGGAAGGCGACAACGTCAAGACCGACGAGACCGTCATCCAGTTGGAATAA
- the sthA gene encoding Si-specific NAD(P)(+) transhydrogenase has translation MANYDLLVIGTGPAGQKAAVQAAKLGKRVGIIERKAVVGGVCINTGTIPSKSLREAVLYLSGFRQRTLYGSEYRVKDTITIEDLIFRATHVITNEIRIVQDQMRRNSVDMIYGTASFADPHRLRVQQTSGTVEHTAHFIVIAVGTEPARPPEIPFDEESIIDTDGLLTLKRIPQSIVIVGGGVIGTEYASILATMGVPVILIDKRPRLLEFVDAEIIDTLQRQMKEIGVTLYHEEEVVSIQKEASGRIAVTLQKAKPISAGTLMYAIGRVGATRDLRLEHIGLAPDSRGRLAVNEHFQTAVSHIYAAGDVIGFPALASTSMQQGRHAACHAFGQPDRTDNALLPYGIYSIPEMSMVGRTEEDLTKDQVPFGTGVAHYKEIARGQLIGDEMGMLKLLFHRHTRELLGVHAIGEGATELIHIGQAVMAYHGRIEYFIDTVFNYPTLAECYKVAALDGINRLPRPWPPAL, from the coding sequence ATGGCCAACTACGACCTCCTCGTGATCGGCACTGGCCCCGCCGGGCAAAAAGCCGCCGTGCAGGCGGCCAAACTCGGCAAGAGGGTCGGCATCATCGAGCGGAAAGCCGTCGTCGGCGGCGTGTGCATCAACACCGGCACGATCCCCAGCAAATCGCTCCGCGAGGCCGTCCTCTATCTATCCGGCTTTCGGCAACGCACTCTCTACGGGTCAGAGTATCGCGTCAAAGACACGATCACGATCGAGGACCTGATCTTCCGGGCCACCCACGTCATTACCAACGAAATCCGGATCGTCCAGGATCAGATGCGGCGCAACTCTGTCGACATGATCTATGGCACCGCCAGCTTCGCGGACCCACACCGGCTGCGCGTACAACAGACCTCCGGGACCGTCGAGCATACCGCCCACTTCATCGTCATCGCCGTCGGAACCGAGCCGGCCAGGCCGCCCGAAATCCCCTTCGACGAAGAATCCATCATCGACACCGACGGACTCCTCACGCTCAAACGCATTCCGCAGTCCATCGTAATCGTCGGGGGTGGCGTGATCGGGACGGAATACGCGTCCATCCTGGCGACCATGGGGGTGCCGGTCATTCTGATCGATAAACGCCCGCGCTTATTGGAGTTCGTCGATGCGGAAATCATCGACACACTCCAGCGGCAGATGAAAGAGATCGGCGTGACCCTGTACCACGAGGAAGAAGTCGTCAGCATCCAGAAAGAAGCGAGCGGCCGGATTGCCGTCACCCTGCAGAAGGCCAAACCCATTTCGGCAGGCACCTTGATGTATGCCATCGGGCGAGTCGGTGCCACCCGCGATCTCCGGCTTGAGCACATCGGCCTCGCGCCGGACAGCCGCGGCCGGCTCGCGGTCAATGAACACTTTCAAACCGCCGTCTCGCACATCTACGCGGCCGGCGACGTCATCGGCTTTCCTGCGCTCGCCTCTACGTCGATGCAGCAAGGCCGACATGCAGCCTGCCATGCATTCGGCCAGCCGGATCGCACCGACAATGCCCTATTACCTTATGGAATTTATTCGATCCCGGAAATGTCGATGGTCGGCCGCACTGAAGAAGACCTCACCAAAGACCAGGTTCCTTTCGGCACCGGGGTCGCTCACTACAAAGAAATCGCCCGCGGGCAATTGATCGGCGACGAAATGGGCATGCTGAAACTGCTATTCCATCGGCACACACGTGAGCTCTTGGGTGTTCACGCCATCGGCGAAGGTGCGACCGAGCTGATCCACATCGGGCAAGCCGTGATGGCCTATCACGGTCGCATCGAGTATTTCATCGACACGGTCTTCAACTATCCAACTCTGGCCGAATGTTATAAAGTCGCTGCGCTGGACGGCATCAACCGGCTGCCGCGCCCCTGGCCGCCAGCGCTGTGA
- the thiD gene encoding bifunctional hydroxymethylpyrimidine kinase/phosphomethylpyrimidine kinase: MAARTLKQVLTIAGSDSGGGAGIQADLKSMSANGVFAMSVITAVTAQNTEDVTDVFELPTSIIASQLDAVFDDFDVAAVKTGMLSSTAIVELVAKMLAIQKVTNLVVDPVMISKSGRALLKPEAIDALKKLLFPLALVVTPNIHEAQQLSGIAISNLADARRAAKIIHGFGSQFVLIKGGHLLTERATDLLYDGRFFNIYKGEFIDTPHTHGTGCTFASALAAQLARGKAMTDAVQAAKTYLTETIRHSLAIGHGTGPTNHFYFLET, translated from the coding sequence ATGGCTGCACGCACCTTAAAGCAAGTTCTCACGATCGCCGGGTCCGACTCAGGCGGAGGCGCCGGGATCCAGGCAGATCTCAAATCCATGTCGGCCAACGGCGTCTTCGCCATGTCGGTGATTACCGCCGTCACGGCGCAGAACACGGAAGACGTGACCGATGTGTTCGAGCTGCCGACCTCCATCATCGCCTCGCAGCTCGACGCCGTCTTCGACGACTTCGACGTCGCAGCCGTCAAAACCGGCATGCTCTCCTCTACGGCGATCGTCGAGCTCGTGGCGAAAATGCTGGCCATCCAAAAAGTGACGAATCTGGTCGTCGACCCGGTGATGATCTCCAAATCCGGCCGTGCGCTTCTGAAGCCGGAGGCCATCGACGCCCTTAAGAAGCTGCTCTTCCCGCTCGCGCTCGTCGTGACCCCCAACATCCACGAGGCACAGCAGCTGTCCGGCATCGCCATCAGCAACCTGGCCGATGCAAGACGTGCGGCCAAGATTATTCACGGCTTCGGCTCCCAATTCGTGTTGATCAAGGGCGGCCACCTGCTCACTGAACGCGCCACCGACCTCCTCTATGACGGCCGGTTTTTCAATATCTATAAAGGCGAGTTCATCGACACGCCCCATACACACGGCACAGGCTGCACCTTCGCCTCGGCGCTCGCCGCGCAACTGGCGCGCGGCAAAGCGATGACGGATGCGGTGCAGGCCGCAAAGACCTATCTCACGGAAACGATCCGCCATAGCCTTGCCATCGGACACGGCACCGGCCCGACCAATCACTTCTACTTTCTCGAAACATAG
- a CDS encoding alpha/beta fold hydrolase, with protein MLAASCTTPDTLPLWFDAVEHLPVNSVTVQGQRIAYLDRGAGPVVVLIHGFGGSMWQWEHQQAALERHFRVITPDLPGSGLSDKPDIAYTPEEMLQFLIGFLDALRIPQASLAGNSMGAGLAIGMALDHPDRVSKLVLISGLPPRVMEHLTNPSIKRALTTSTPSWLVSFGNWLFGGLMIDKILKEIVYDHTLLTPAVLERSNRNRQRPGLIKPLMTVGDNLPAWEERYAPRITTIPHPTLIVWGEEDRVFPLKAGRRLHDLIPQSTFASIPKAGHIPQWEQPELVNAQLRSFLQP; from the coding sequence ATGCTCGCTGCATCCTGCACCACGCCCGATACATTGCCACTCTGGTTCGACGCCGTCGAACACCTCCCCGTCAACAGCGTCACCGTTCAGGGTCAGCGCATCGCCTACCTCGACCGGGGGGCCGGCCCAGTCGTTGTCCTGATCCACGGGTTCGGCGGATCCATGTGGCAGTGGGAACATCAACAAGCTGCGCTCGAACGACACTTCCGGGTCATTACACCGGATCTTCCCGGATCAGGCCTCTCCGACAAACCGGACATCGCCTACACACCGGAGGAGATGCTGCAATTTCTGATTGGATTCCTGGATGCCCTGCGAATTCCTCAAGCCTCATTGGCGGGCAATTCCATGGGAGCAGGACTCGCCATCGGCATGGCATTGGATCACCCGGATCGGGTGTCAAAACTTGTGCTGATCAGCGGGCTCCCGCCCCGGGTCATGGAACACTTGACCAATCCCTCGATCAAACGCGCCCTGACCACCAGTACGCCGTCCTGGCTCGTCTCGTTCGGGAACTGGCTGTTCGGCGGCCTCATGATCGACAAAATTCTCAAGGAGATCGTCTATGACCATACGCTCCTCACCCCGGCAGTCCTCGAGCGATCGAATAGAAATCGCCAGCGGCCAGGCTTGATCAAGCCGCTGATGACCGTGGGGGACAATCTGCCGGCCTGGGAAGAGCGCTATGCCCCGCGCATCACGACGATTCCCCATCCCACCCTGATTGTCTGGGGTGAGGAGGATCGCGTGTTCCCCCTCAAAGCCGGCAGACGGCTGCACGACCTCATCCCACAGTCGACGTTTGCCAGCATCCCCAAGGCCGGCCATATTCCTCAATGGGAGCAACCGGAACTCGTAAACGCGCAGCTCCGGTCGTTTCTCCAGCCTTGA
- a CDS encoding FlgO family outer membrane protein — MIRQCLAIAGLLCSTLLATHVFAAGGYEESLKLLADGVIAESLKAKKERLAIIDFTDAKGAVTQIGQFLAEELGTQLLVAGELKVVEHKLVSSTLKKRHITQIEATSPKALKGAAKAIRTDVFVMGSYLDAPEGVLVTVKLINPSNAQAIGAARGMIPKAGPLGELVKEFNKPPVVKVEPPKGPTAPEGLGFHRNEFYELVVRALSRQDNRIRMDLTIENRSPRDVKLLCLLQNTVLRDDQGGQWSQSVEGNREGLCTRGIELSPREKDRAVLTFVAPADSTAVSQFTFSFHEKSPRRDAAFTIEGLAVETSPTPVTPATP; from the coding sequence ATGATTAGACAGTGTCTCGCCATAGCAGGACTCCTCTGCAGCACGCTGCTTGCCACTCACGTCTTCGCAGCCGGAGGCTATGAAGAAAGCCTCAAGCTCTTGGCTGACGGAGTGATCGCCGAATCGTTGAAAGCCAAGAAGGAACGCCTGGCCATTATCGACTTCACGGATGCCAAGGGCGCCGTCACGCAGATCGGACAGTTTTTAGCAGAGGAACTCGGCACACAGCTATTGGTAGCAGGCGAACTGAAGGTTGTGGAACACAAGCTCGTCAGCTCCACGCTCAAAAAACGACACATCACCCAGATCGAGGCAACTTCCCCCAAAGCCCTGAAGGGGGCGGCGAAGGCCATCCGCACTGACGTCTTCGTCATGGGGTCTTACCTCGACGCTCCAGAAGGAGTCCTGGTCACCGTGAAGCTCATCAACCCGTCGAATGCCCAGGCGATCGGGGCGGCGCGGGGCATGATCCCGAAAGCCGGACCGCTGGGCGAACTGGTCAAAGAATTCAATAAGCCGCCGGTAGTCAAAGTAGAGCCACCGAAAGGGCCGACCGCCCCGGAAGGATTGGGCTTCCATCGAAACGAATTCTATGAACTGGTCGTACGGGCGCTGAGCCGGCAGGACAATCGGATCCGGATGGATCTGACGATTGAAAACCGGTCTCCACGCGATGTAAAACTGCTCTGCCTCCTCCAAAATACCGTGTTGAGGGACGACCAGGGAGGGCAGTGGTCACAAAGTGTCGAAGGGAATCGCGAGGGGCTCTGCACCAGAGGCATCGAACTCTCGCCGCGGGAGAAAGATCGAGCGGTGCTGACCTTTGTTGCGCCGGCTGACTCCACGGCAGTGTCGCAATTCACCTTCTCCTTTCATGAAAAGTCGCCTCGCCGGGATGCCGCGTTTACAATCGAAGGCCTCGCCGTTGAGACATCGCCGACTCCGGTTACCCCAGCGACCCCTTAA
- the tpx gene encoding thiol peroxidase: MMTTRGLQILIVSLLLTNGLTGCGSSGRLLDSGFPYKNLPVADGSVAAGEGHSVLFKGSPLMLSGTGVKVGDHLRDVKLTDRDLALVNIAHTAGSGKVRIISVVPSLDTKVCEQQTHQLSEKNHGLDKMVELITVSIDTPFAQKRFAEEAKIRNVTFLSDYRGADFGKTHGIFLRDPHILARTVMVVDAQNVIRYLQITPELAQLPDLDEAFKFARSLVTTS, from the coding sequence ATGATGACAACACGCGGCCTTCAGATTCTCATCGTCAGCTTGCTCCTCACCAACGGACTCACCGGCTGCGGAAGCTCCGGTCGACTCCTGGACTCAGGCTTCCCCTACAAAAATCTGCCCGTGGCCGACGGCAGTGTCGCCGCCGGAGAGGGCCATTCCGTCCTCTTCAAAGGCAGCCCTTTAATGCTGTCCGGCACCGGCGTCAAAGTCGGAGATCACCTGCGCGACGTGAAACTGACCGACCGGGACCTCGCCTTGGTCAACATCGCCCATACCGCCGGATCCGGGAAAGTCCGGATCATCAGCGTGGTCCCCTCGCTCGATACGAAGGTCTGCGAGCAGCAAACCCACCAGCTCAGCGAAAAGAATCATGGGTTGGATAAGATGGTCGAGCTCATCACCGTAAGCATCGACACCCCGTTCGCTCAGAAGCGTTTCGCGGAGGAGGCCAAGATTCGCAACGTCACGTTTCTCTCGGATTATCGCGGCGCCGACTTCGGGAAAACCCACGGCATCTTTCTGCGCGATCCGCATATCCTGGCGAGAACCGTCATGGTCGTCGACGCACAGAACGTGATCCGCTATCTGCAAATCACCCCGGAGCTCGCCCAACTCCCCGATCTCGACGAAGCCTTCAAGTTCGCCCGCTCCCTGGTGACCACCAGCTGA
- a CDS encoding formylglycine-generating enzyme family protein, which produces MSILLMLAGIVSLSEAQLDRLRRSQALERPLPTETLMVSIPQGPFEMGAAGTQALEDERPLHRVTLDAFMMDVHEVTTAQYGAFLMATGRTAPWLWETVSPVTHSDRPVIGVDWHDADAYCRWKGKRLPTEAEWEKAARGVDGRLYPWGNQVPTNDVANFALGARFSYSQVLMPVQSYESGKSPYGLYQMAGNVGEWVSDWYSANYYEHSPEANPFGPENGQFKVLRGGSWSDLPKYLLTYGRFKLPPETRNSYIGFRCARS; this is translated from the coding sequence TTGAGCATCCTTCTGATGCTGGCAGGCATCGTTTCTTTAAGTGAGGCGCAGTTGGATCGGCTCAGGCGATCACAGGCTCTGGAGCGTCCGCTTCCCACGGAAACGCTGATGGTGTCGATTCCTCAAGGCCCATTCGAGATGGGGGCAGCCGGCACGCAGGCGCTGGAGGATGAACGACCGCTGCATCGTGTGACGCTCGATGCGTTCATGATGGACGTGCATGAGGTGACGACTGCGCAGTATGGCGCGTTTCTCATGGCGACGGGCCGGACGGCTCCATGGTTGTGGGAGACGGTGAGTCCGGTCACTCACAGCGACCGGCCCGTAATCGGCGTGGATTGGCATGATGCCGATGCCTATTGCCGCTGGAAAGGGAAGCGGTTGCCGACTGAAGCCGAATGGGAGAAGGCGGCACGTGGTGTCGATGGGCGGTTATATCCCTGGGGCAATCAGGTCCCGACGAACGATGTCGCGAATTTCGCGCTCGGGGCGCGCTTTAGCTACAGTCAGGTGCTGATGCCGGTGCAGTCGTATGAGTCAGGAAAGAGCCCTTACGGCCTGTATCAGATGGCCGGAAATGTAGGGGAATGGGTCTCTGACTGGTACAGTGCGAATTATTACGAGCATAGTCCGGAGGCCAATCCATTTGGTCCGGAAAACGGCCAGTTCAAAGTGCTGCGTGGCGGTTCTTGGTCGGATCTGCCCAAGTATCTGCTCACCTACGGGCGATTCAAGCTTCCCCCTGAGACGCGCAATAGTTACATAGGCTTCCGCTGCGCTCGATCTTGA
- a CDS encoding MOSC domain-containing protein, translating to MSRGRPPYPHLHQISVSDGGVPKRPVFEARVTVQGIEGDRQRNLKVHGGPDRAVCLYSLDVIAQLQQAGHSIAPGFSGENLTLAGMDWELIRPGVRLTVGPDVELEVMSYTSPCSHNAQWFHDGDYQRISQKKYPGWSRVYAKVLKEGVVRPGDQVSVQAKAGRSTE from the coding sequence ATGAGTCGAGGACGACCGCCTTATCCCCACCTTCATCAGATCAGCGTCTCGGACGGAGGAGTGCCGAAGAGACCGGTGTTTGAGGCTCGCGTGACTGTGCAGGGCATAGAAGGAGATCGCCAGCGTAACTTGAAGGTCCACGGCGGCCCTGATCGCGCGGTCTGTCTGTATTCGTTGGACGTGATTGCGCAATTACAGCAAGCGGGCCATTCCATCGCGCCGGGTTTCTCCGGAGAGAATTTGACGCTGGCGGGAATGGACTGGGAACTTATACGGCCGGGCGTACGGCTCACCGTCGGGCCCGATGTCGAATTGGAAGTGATGAGCTATACATCGCCCTGTAGTCATAATGCCCAATGGTTCCACGATGGGGACTATCAGCGCATATCGCAGAAAAAGTATCCGGGGTGGAGCCGTGTGTATGCCAAAGTGCTGAAGGAGGGTGTCGTTCGGCCTGGCGATCAGGTGAGCGTTCAGGCGAAGGCCGGCCGATCCACGGAGTGA
- the tenA gene encoding thiaminase II, whose amino-acid sequence MSFTNHLRQLATSSWEAQFTHPFVVALGNGTLPERKFKYYILQDARFLGDLSRVFAAGAVKAPDADSALRFAKLAEETIVVERSLHESYGTQWKMTAKQMTSVPMAPTNYAYTRHMLNVAQSGSAAEITVVALPCAWIYCVVGQHLLKKGPPKKNHPYRNWLMLYASPEFAEVQQWMRKKVDQWAKTAGVEEKRRMEEAFIISSRYEWMFWEMAWNEEKWPV is encoded by the coding sequence ATGTCATTTACGAATCACCTGCGGCAGCTTGCCACATCCAGCTGGGAGGCCCAGTTCACCCATCCATTCGTCGTTGCCCTGGGTAACGGGACGCTGCCGGAGCGGAAATTCAAATACTACATTCTGCAGGACGCCAGATTTCTCGGCGACCTCTCACGGGTGTTCGCCGCAGGGGCGGTGAAGGCTCCAGATGCGGACAGCGCACTACGGTTTGCCAAGCTGGCGGAAGAAACCATCGTGGTCGAACGTAGCCTCCACGAAAGTTATGGAACCCAGTGGAAGATGACTGCGAAGCAGATGACCTCCGTGCCGATGGCCCCCACCAACTATGCCTATACCCGCCACATGCTGAACGTGGCACAGAGCGGATCGGCCGCCGAGATTACCGTCGTCGCCCTTCCCTGCGCGTGGATCTACTGCGTCGTCGGGCAGCATCTGTTAAAGAAGGGACCGCCTAAGAAGAATCATCCCTACCGCAACTGGCTCATGCTTTACGCCTCGCCGGAATTCGCCGAAGTGCAACAATGGATGCGCAAGAAAGTGGATCAGTGGGCCAAGACCGCAGGCGTTGAAGAAAAACGCCGAATGGAAGAAGCTTTCATCATCAGCTCCCGCTACGAATGGATGTTCTGGGAGATGGCCTGGAACGAAGAAAAATGGCCGGTGTGA
- a CDS encoding fibronectin type III domain-containing protein, which produces MAGYKIYFGTASGNYTVSGSPTVIGKVTSYTVTGLQRNTTYFFALSAYDSAGNESALSAEASKSIL; this is translated from the coding sequence TTGGCCGGGTATAAGATCTATTTTGGAACCGCCTCGGGGAATTACACCGTTTCGGGATCGCCCACGGTGATTGGAAAAGTGACCAGCTACACCGTCACCGGTCTCCAGCGAAACACCACCTACTTCTTCGCCCTCTCCGCCTACGACAGTGCCGGCAACGAAAGCGCGCTTTCAGCCGAGGCCAGCAAGAGCATTCTGTAA
- a CDS encoding class I SAM-dependent methyltransferase: MTSRILEPELMDDPLQAKAYAEADFSSENQRFVELFREYFPEFSHGHVYDFGCGPGDIPMRLARALPDCRITGIDASRPMIELAGQAVRQADLSDRVSVRCERFQDLAGANQADAAVSNSLLHHLPNPLQFWHKLRLFVKPGSPVLVMDLLRPESPEAAQAIVEQYASGAPDILRRDFYNSLLAAFTEDEIGSQLAQMNLTRLLIDVPDDRHWVVGGIIH; encoded by the coding sequence ATGACGTCACGTATCCTTGAACCGGAATTGATGGATGATCCTCTGCAAGCCAAGGCCTATGCCGAGGCGGATTTCTCCTCAGAGAATCAGCGCTTCGTCGAGCTATTCCGAGAGTACTTCCCGGAGTTTTCCCATGGCCATGTGTATGATTTTGGCTGTGGGCCGGGCGACATTCCGATGCGTTTGGCCCGCGCGCTTCCCGACTGTCGCATTACTGGCATCGACGCGTCGAGGCCGATGATTGAGTTAGCCGGGCAGGCTGTTCGTCAGGCAGATCTGTCGGACCGGGTGTCTGTGCGCTGTGAACGATTCCAGGATCTTGCCGGGGCCAACCAGGCCGATGCGGCCGTCTCCAATAGCCTGCTTCATCACCTGCCCAATCCCTTGCAGTTCTGGCACAAGCTGAGGCTCTTCGTGAAGCCGGGCTCGCCGGTGCTGGTCATGGATCTGCTGCGGCCCGAATCGCCCGAGGCCGCGCAAGCCATCGTGGAGCAGTATGCCAGTGGGGCGCCCGATATTCTGCGTCGTGATTTTTACAATTCGCTGCTCGCGGCATTTACGGAAGATGAAATCGGTTCTCAGCTCGCTCAGATGAATCTTACCCGGCTCCTCATTGATGTGCCGGATGATCGGCATTGGGTCGTTGGCGGCATCATCCATTGA